Proteins encoded by one window of Deinococcus radiodurans R1 = ATCC 13939 = DSM 20539:
- a CDS encoding macro domain-containing protein, which produces MPLELVQGDIAHQPVDAVVTAANKQLMGGGGVDGVIHRAAGPRLLQAIRPIGGTPTGTAVITPAFDLERQGVKYVIHAVGPIWRGGQHGEAELLAGAYRESLRLGVENGCRSVAFPSISTGVYGYPLDRAAPIALATIQDFLRSHPDLSVRMVLYGADALHVFERALAQL; this is translated from the coding sequence ATGCCGTTGGAACTCGTGCAAGGCGACATTGCCCATCAGCCGGTAGACGCGGTGGTCACGGCAGCCAACAAACAACTGATGGGCGGTGGCGGGGTCGACGGCGTCATTCACCGCGCCGCCGGGCCGCGCCTGCTCCAGGCCATTCGGCCCATCGGCGGCACTCCCACCGGCACCGCCGTCATCACCCCCGCCTTCGATCTGGAACGCCAGGGCGTGAAGTACGTCATTCATGCGGTGGGCCCAATCTGGCGCGGCGGTCAGCATGGCGAGGCTGAACTGCTGGCCGGGGCTTACCGCGAAAGCCTGCGCCTGGGCGTCGAAAACGGCTGCCGCTCGGTGGCGTTTCCTTCCATCAGCACTGGCGTCTACGGCTATCCGTTGGACCGCGCCGCTCCCATCGCGCTGGCGACCATTCAGGACTTTTTGAGAAGTCACCCCGACCTTTCGGTGCGAATGGTGCTGTACGGCGCGGACGCTCTGCATGTCTTCGAACGCGCGCTGGCGCAGCTTTAA
- a CDS encoding Lrp/AsnC family transcriptional regulator — MVTAIVMVQAERHRIQETAEALAAVPSVREVYSVTGEWDIVAIVKLAEYDRLDDVVTGHLRKIDGIMRTQTMLAFRTYNEEVLDQGFGIGLDG, encoded by the coding sequence ATGGTGACAGCAATCGTGATGGTTCAGGCCGAGCGCCACCGCATTCAGGAAACCGCCGAGGCCCTCGCTGCCGTGCCCAGCGTGCGTGAAGTGTATTCAGTCACAGGTGAATGGGACATCGTTGCCATCGTCAAGCTCGCCGAGTATGACCGCCTTGACGACGTGGTGACCGGTCACCTCCGCAAGATCGACGGCATCATGCGGACCCAGACAATGCTCGCCTTCCGCACCTACAACGAGGAAGTGCTGGACCAGGGTTTTGGCATCGGGCTGGACGGCTGA